From a single Streptomyces liliifuscus genomic region:
- a CDS encoding type I polyketide synthase, translating into MAVLLPGAADLDAYWRNLLAGTDAITDVPDGRWDADYYRPGSATGPAAADQVYCRRGGFVDGLADVEVTRFGIMPNSVPGTEPDQLIALNVAAAALVDAGGEDRLPDRHRIGVVLGRGGYLTPGLVRLDQRVRTAGQLVRTLGELLPDLDAGQLDRVRAAFTERLGPDSPESAIGLVPNLAASRVANRLDLRGPAYTVDAACASSLVAVDQAVNELASGRCDLMLAGGVHHCHDITLWSVFSQLRALSPSQRIRPFHREADGILIGEGTGVVVLKRLADAERDGDRIYAVIRGTGVASDGRAAGLVNPDPGGQAHAVRQAWQAAGLDPARTGSIGLLEAHGTATPAGDAAELTTLAEVFGAGTDGDPAVIGSVKSMIGHTMPAAGVAGLVKAALAVHHGMLLPTLHCDDPHPALAATRFRPLATAMPWETGPGQPVRRAAVNAFGFGGINAHVVLEEAPGARAIRHAAAASPPLPSPVPLPDPEPSSLPRTVAVPQSQPQSQPPTATLTPTASVAEPEPVLLLAADSPERLAALLEADDSALLAAGLDTGRTHPDVGRARLGIVAPTAKRLALARRAVAKGRAWHGRSDVWFTPSPLLGGGGRDENTSGKLAFVFPGLEGDFEPHVDDVAAHFGLPRIPAPVSNTEGAARVSDVGRHGFGVVGVGRLLDGALRHMGVVPDAVAGHSVGEWTAMVAAGMYDGDEVSDFMASFDPDALTVPGLSFAALGAPAGRVLEALDDGWTDAGIVLSHDNAPNQSMVCGPHEAVEEFVRSFRARGVLSQVLPFRSGFHTPMLKPYLAPIEEAANRFRLHRPTVPLWSGTTAAPFPVGEAAVRDLFVRHLLEPVRFQQLIEAMYAAGHRAFVQVGTGQLGSLVGDTLSGRDHLVVAANSPHRTGLAQLRRVATALWSAGAAVAPALPPSGAVAPALSLSALRSAGLSAPSTTSSASSASSTPSATFAGSAARSAGPVDPARPARTARSTVRLDLGGALVSLDGPALTQLRAELRGTPAPSDAVPTAVAAGPSPLEALAPRMPVAAELSALLRDTADTAAALITAGSRHSGPATATAPTRALPPSPVRAPVRAPARAAAPTQAPAPTPAPPATKPPGQEWRTTVHVSPEAMPYLLDHCFFPQRPGWPDVADRWPVVPATTIVHHIMEAAQDAAPGMRAVAVHGARFDQWLTATPAVEVPVTAVPDGPGRLAVSFGPRARAVVELAARYPVAPPTPWRADPASERAPDHTAAQLYAERWMFHGPAFHGVTELTAIGDSHVRGVLTTPTAPGALLDNVGQILGYWIMATRTERTVVFPVQMRHMRFYGPHPRPGTDVACLVRITSLTDTVLEADVQLVVAGEVWAELTGWQDRRFDNDPQTRPVERFPERNTLSQARPGGWSLLHERWPDLASRDLIMRNSLSGAERSEYERHAPRGRRQWLLGRIAAKDAARQWLWDHGEGPVFPAEIRVRNDESGRPYVTGLHGRSLPSLDISLAHRAEAGVAIVRPHRPEPGPGIDIEEVVERDAETLAVALGEDELRLLGARCAATGESEALWFTRFWAAKEAVAKAEGTGFRGRPRDFTVLEATAEGAAGHRLLVSGRLERAYTVHCERTGNPPGLPDRDYVVAWTTGPTDQEESDR; encoded by the coding sequence ATGGCGGTGCTGCTGCCCGGTGCCGCCGACCTCGACGCGTACTGGCGGAACCTCCTGGCGGGTACGGACGCCATCACCGATGTACCCGATGGGCGGTGGGACGCCGACTACTACCGCCCCGGTTCCGCGACCGGACCGGCCGCCGCCGACCAGGTGTACTGCCGGCGCGGCGGCTTCGTCGACGGGCTCGCCGACGTGGAGGTCACCCGGTTCGGGATCATGCCGAACTCGGTGCCCGGCACCGAACCCGACCAGCTCATCGCGCTGAACGTGGCCGCCGCCGCCCTCGTCGACGCGGGCGGCGAGGACCGGCTGCCCGACCGGCACCGCATCGGCGTCGTACTCGGCCGGGGCGGCTACCTCACCCCCGGCCTGGTCCGCCTCGACCAGCGGGTCCGCACCGCCGGTCAACTCGTGCGTACGCTGGGCGAGTTGCTGCCCGACCTGGACGCGGGGCAACTCGACCGGGTCCGGGCTGCGTTCACCGAGCGACTCGGGCCCGACAGCCCCGAGTCGGCCATCGGCCTGGTGCCCAACCTCGCGGCCTCACGCGTCGCCAACCGGCTCGACCTGCGCGGCCCCGCCTACACCGTGGACGCCGCCTGCGCGTCCTCGCTGGTCGCCGTCGACCAGGCGGTGAACGAACTGGCCTCCGGACGCTGCGACTTGATGCTCGCCGGCGGAGTGCACCACTGCCACGACATCACCCTGTGGAGCGTCTTCTCCCAACTCCGCGCGCTCTCCCCGAGCCAGCGGATCCGCCCGTTCCACCGCGAAGCCGACGGCATCCTGATCGGCGAGGGCACCGGTGTGGTGGTGCTCAAGCGACTGGCTGACGCCGAACGCGACGGCGACCGGATCTACGCGGTCATCCGGGGCACCGGCGTGGCGAGCGACGGCCGCGCCGCAGGTCTCGTCAACCCCGACCCCGGCGGCCAGGCCCATGCCGTACGCCAGGCCTGGCAAGCGGCGGGGCTCGACCCCGCCAGGACCGGATCGATCGGCCTCCTGGAGGCCCACGGCACCGCGACCCCGGCAGGCGACGCGGCCGAACTGACCACCCTGGCCGAGGTGTTCGGCGCCGGCACGGACGGTGACCCCGCGGTGATCGGTTCCGTGAAGTCGATGATCGGGCACACCATGCCCGCCGCCGGAGTGGCCGGTCTGGTGAAGGCAGCCCTCGCCGTCCACCACGGGATGCTCCTGCCGACGCTCCACTGCGACGACCCGCACCCCGCGCTCGCGGCCACCCGCTTCCGCCCGCTGGCGACGGCGATGCCCTGGGAGACCGGTCCCGGGCAGCCGGTGCGCCGGGCGGCCGTCAACGCGTTCGGCTTCGGCGGGATCAACGCCCATGTCGTACTGGAGGAGGCGCCCGGCGCACGGGCGATCCGGCACGCGGCGGCCGCTTCCCCGCCCCTGCCCTCTCCTGTGCCTCTGCCCGACCCCGAGCCCTCGTCCCTTCCTCGGACCGTCGCCGTGCCCCAGTCCCAGCCCCAGTCCCAGCCCCCGACCGCGACCCTGACCCCGACCGCTTCCGTCGCCGAGCCCGAGCCGGTGCTTCTGCTCGCCGCCGACAGCCCCGAGCGCCTGGCCGCCCTGCTGGAGGCCGACGACTCGGCCCTGCTCGCGGCCGGTCTCGACACCGGCCGAACACATCCGGACGTGGGCCGGGCCCGGCTCGGCATCGTCGCCCCCACCGCCAAGCGGCTCGCCCTGGCCCGCCGGGCGGTAGCCAAGGGACGCGCCTGGCACGGCCGCAGCGATGTCTGGTTCACACCGAGTCCGCTGCTCGGCGGCGGAGGTCGGGACGAGAACACGAGCGGCAAGCTGGCCTTCGTCTTCCCGGGGCTCGAAGGCGACTTCGAGCCCCATGTCGACGACGTCGCCGCTCACTTCGGGCTTCCCCGTATCCCTGCGCCTGTCTCGAACACCGAGGGGGCGGCCCGGGTCTCGGACGTGGGCCGCCACGGATTCGGTGTCGTCGGCGTCGGACGGCTGCTCGACGGCGCGCTGCGCCACATGGGCGTCGTCCCGGACGCGGTGGCCGGGCACAGCGTCGGCGAGTGGACGGCGATGGTGGCCGCCGGGATGTACGACGGGGACGAGGTGAGCGACTTCATGGCGTCGTTCGACCCCGACGCGCTGACCGTCCCGGGCCTGTCCTTCGCCGCTCTCGGCGCCCCCGCCGGGCGAGTCCTGGAGGCCCTCGACGACGGGTGGACGGACGCCGGAATCGTCCTCTCCCACGACAACGCGCCGAACCAGTCGATGGTGTGCGGACCTCATGAGGCGGTGGAGGAGTTCGTACGTTCCTTCCGTGCCCGGGGCGTGCTCAGCCAGGTGCTGCCCTTCCGGTCCGGCTTCCACACACCGATGCTGAAGCCCTACCTCGCACCCATCGAGGAAGCGGCGAACCGCTTCCGACTGCATCGGCCGACCGTGCCCCTGTGGTCGGGAACGACCGCGGCGCCGTTCCCGGTCGGCGAGGCCGCCGTACGCGACCTGTTCGTCAGACACCTGCTGGAACCGGTCCGCTTCCAGCAGTTGATCGAGGCCATGTACGCGGCGGGCCATCGCGCCTTCGTTCAGGTCGGCACCGGGCAGCTCGGCTCGCTCGTCGGAGACACGCTGAGCGGGCGGGATCACTTGGTCGTGGCGGCCAACTCGCCCCACCGCACCGGCCTCGCCCAGCTCCGCCGCGTGGCGACGGCGCTGTGGAGCGCGGGCGCGGCGGTCGCTCCGGCACTGCCGCCGTCCGGGGCGGTCGCTCCCGCGCTGTCGCTGTCAGCGCTCCGTTCCGCCGGCCTTTCCGCTCCCTCCACTACTTCCTCCGCATCCTCTGCTTCCTCCACTCCTTCCGCTACTTTCGCCGGCTCCGCCGCTCGCTCCGCGGGGCCCGTCGACCCTGCGCGCCCCGCTCGGACGGCCCGGTCGACCGTCCGCCTCGACCTCGGCGGGGCGCTCGTCTCGCTCGACGGCCCGGCCCTCACGCAGCTGCGCGCCGAGCTGCGCGGCACACCGGCCCCGAGTGATGCAGTCCCCACGGCGGTCGCTGCGGGCCCGTCGCCCCTGGAAGCCCTCGCCCCGCGCATGCCGGTCGCCGCCGAGCTGAGCGCGCTGTTGCGGGACACCGCCGACACGGCCGCCGCACTGATCACGGCAGGCAGCCGCCACTCCGGCCCTGCCACGGCCACAGCTCCTACTCGCGCCCTGCCGCCTTCCCCGGTACGCGCCCCGGTCCGCGCCCCGGCCCGGGCAGCCGCTCCCACCCAAGCCCCCGCCCCCACCCCCGCGCCCCCCGCTACCAAGCCGCCCGGCCAGGAATGGCGCACCACCGTCCACGTATCCCCAGAAGCGATGCCCTACCTCCTGGACCACTGCTTCTTCCCGCAGCGGCCCGGCTGGCCCGATGTGGCCGACCGCTGGCCGGTCGTCCCCGCGACCACGATCGTTCACCACATCATGGAGGCGGCCCAGGACGCGGCCCCCGGCATGCGGGCGGTCGCCGTGCACGGGGCCCGGTTCGACCAGTGGCTCACCGCAACCCCGGCAGTCGAGGTACCGGTCACCGCCGTTCCCGACGGCCCCGGCCGCCTCGCGGTCTCCTTCGGCCCCCGGGCCCGTGCGGTCGTCGAGCTGGCGGCCCGCTATCCGGTGGCACCCCCGACCCCGTGGCGTGCGGACCCCGCCTCCGAGCGAGCCCCCGACCACACCGCGGCCCAGCTCTACGCCGAGCGCTGGATGTTCCACGGCCCAGCCTTCCACGGGGTCACCGAACTCACCGCGATCGGCGACAGCCACGTACGAGGCGTGCTCACCACGCCGACCGCCCCCGGCGCCCTGCTCGACAACGTGGGCCAGATACTCGGCTACTGGATCATGGCTACCCGTACGGAACGGACCGTCGTGTTCCCCGTGCAGATGCGGCACATGCGGTTCTACGGGCCGCACCCGCGCCCCGGGACCGACGTGGCCTGCCTGGTGAGGATCACCTCCCTCACCGACACCGTGCTCGAAGCCGACGTCCAACTGGTCGTCGCGGGTGAGGTGTGGGCGGAGCTCACGGGCTGGCAGGACCGCCGTTTCGACAACGACCCGCAGACCAGGCCCGTAGAGCGGTTCCCCGAGCGCAACACCCTCTCCCAGGCGCGGCCCGGCGGCTGGTCCCTGCTCCACGAGCGCTGGCCCGACCTCGCCTCGCGCGATCTGATCATGCGCAACTCCCTGAGCGGCGCGGAGCGTTCGGAGTACGAGCGGCACGCTCCCCGGGGGCGCAGACAGTGGCTGCTGGGCCGGATCGCCGCCAAGGACGCCGCACGGCAGTGGCTGTGGGACCACGGCGAAGGACCGGTCTTCCCGGCCGAGATCCGGGTGCGCAACGACGAGTCGGGGCGGCCGTACGTCACCGGGCTGCACGGCCGGTCTCTGCCCTCGTTGGACATCTCGCTGGCCCACCGAGCGGAGGCCGGGGTCGCGATCGTACGGCCGCACAGGCCCGAGCCGGGGCCGGGCATCGACATCGAAGAGGTCGTCGAAAGGGATGCGGAGACCCTCGCCGTCGCCCTCGGCGAGGACGAGTTGAGGCTGCTGGGCGCCCGATGTGCCGCCACCGGTGAATCGGAGGCGCTGTGGTTCACCCGGTTCTGGGCGGCCAAGGAAGCGGTCGCCAAGGCGGAGGGCACCGGCTTCCGCGGACGACCCCGGGACTTCACCGTGCTCGAAGCGACGGCCGAAGGCGCCGCCGGACACCGGCTGTTGGTCTCGGGGCGCCTCGAACGCGCGTACACCGTGCACTGCGAGCGGACCGGCAACCCGCCGGGACTGCCGGACAGGGACTACGTCGTGGCCTGGACGACCGGACCGACGGACCAAGAGGAGAGCGATCGATGA